One genomic segment of Pseudodesulfovibrio sp. JC047 includes these proteins:
- the ald gene encoding alanine dehydrogenase: MIVGIPKEIKTLENRVSMTPGAVESLVRHGHTVLVESGAGLGSGLTDAEYEATGASMVSAKEAWDAEMVIKVKEPLDSEFQYLRDGLILFTYLHLAAAEKLTHALLESGTTGIAYETVESPDHTRPLLTPMSEVAGRMATQVGAHYLEKTQGGQGILLGGVPGVSPAEVLVIGGGIVGTNAARIAMGMGARVTILDLSHQRLQYLDEIFQGRITTMMSTEPNIRQMVAKADLIVGAVLLPGAKAPNLITRDMLPLMKKGSVIVDVAVDQGGCVETIKPTTHDNPTYIVDDVVHYGVANMPGAVPRTSTFALVNQTTPYALRLAAQGLDALKNDPGLALGLNTYKGHLTCPAVGEAFDLQSLTPEEALAL, from the coding sequence ATGATTGTAGGAATTCCAAAAGAAATCAAAACATTGGAAAATCGGGTGTCCATGACTCCCGGTGCTGTCGAATCACTGGTCCGTCACGGCCACACCGTTCTCGTGGAAAGTGGAGCCGGTCTCGGAAGCGGACTGACTGATGCGGAATACGAAGCCACCGGAGCGTCCATGGTCTCGGCCAAAGAGGCCTGGGACGCCGAAATGGTCATCAAGGTCAAAGAGCCGCTGGACTCCGAATTTCAATACCTTCGCGACGGTCTGATTCTCTTCACCTATCTGCATCTGGCAGCCGCAGAAAAGCTGACCCACGCCCTGCTGGAGTCCGGCACCACCGGCATTGCCTATGAAACCGTAGAATCCCCCGACCACACCCGGCCCCTGCTGACACCTATGTCCGAAGTGGCTGGTCGCATGGCCACGCAGGTGGGCGCGCATTATCTTGAAAAGACCCAGGGCGGCCAGGGCATTCTGCTCGGCGGCGTGCCCGGCGTCTCCCCGGCTGAAGTGCTGGTGATCGGCGGTGGCATCGTGGGCACCAACGCGGCCCGTATCGCCATGGGCATGGGTGCTCGCGTCACCATTCTCGATCTCTCGCACCAACGGTTGCAGTATCTTGACGAAATTTTTCAGGGACGGATCACCACCATGATGTCCACGGAACCCAATATCCGCCAGATGGTAGCCAAGGCGGACCTGATCGTGGGCGCGGTCCTTCTCCCCGGTGCAAAAGCACCCAATCTCATCACGCGGGACATGCTTCCCCTGATGAAAAAGGGATCAGTCATCGTGGATGTCGCGGTGGATCAAGGCGGTTGTGTCGAGACCATCAAGCCCACCACCCATGACAATCCCACGTATATCGTGGACGACGTGGTCCACTACGGCGTGGCCAACATGCCCGGCGCAGTTCCCCGCACCTCGACCTTCGCTCTGGTCAACCAGACCACCCCGTATGCCCTGCGCCTGGCGGCACAGGGTTTGGACGCCCTCAAAAACGATCCCGGTCTGGCCCTCGGCCTGAACACCTACAAAGGGCACCTCACCTGTCCGGCCGTCGGCGAAGCCTTTGACCTCCAATCCCTGACCCCCGAAGAGGCCCTCGCTCTCTAG
- a CDS encoding transglycosylase SLT domain-containing protein, whose amino-acid sequence MSTRHVGFPLLVVFLLVFWTVPGFARSPAQTQPMKVAVFPSLESAIRLRGPLDFCGEYVPIHLPEVRERLEKELLLMLWDRAQVILWLKRTGRYFPYVEAELERAGMPDDLKYIAVIESALKPHAGSSKGARGVWQFIPSTARNYGLVVNRSLDERRNFYLATRAAVRYLGELHEMFNSWTLACAGYNMGEQGLKKQIEKQEVKDYYRLHLPMETQRYIVRAIAAKLLLSDPVRYGFDVRPEEYYSPMAFDRIKLKAKYPTPVTIVAKAAKTYYKTIRDLNPQLLRDTIPQGEHILYLPQGAAEGFAKRYHPLIAKYRKTLAPRTYVVRRGDSLTAIAHTHDMTLWQLCKLNKLSTKATIRPGQKLVVR is encoded by the coding sequence GTGTCCACTCGGCATGTTGGTTTTCCGCTGTTGGTGGTTTTTTTGCTTGTGTTTTGGACGGTTCCTGGATTCGCTCGGTCTCCGGCCCAGACTCAGCCCATGAAAGTGGCGGTTTTTCCGTCCTTGGAATCCGCTATCCGTCTCCGTGGTCCGCTTGATTTTTGTGGTGAATATGTCCCCATTCATCTGCCCGAAGTGCGGGAACGGTTGGAAAAGGAGCTGTTGCTCATGCTGTGGGACCGTGCGCAGGTGATTCTGTGGTTGAAACGGACCGGGCGATATTTTCCGTATGTTGAGGCCGAACTTGAACGTGCGGGAATGCCTGATGATTTGAAATATATCGCGGTGATCGAGAGTGCGCTCAAACCCCATGCCGGTTCGAGCAAGGGTGCGCGTGGCGTGTGGCAGTTCATTCCCTCCACGGCGCGGAATTATGGCCTTGTGGTGAACCGGTCGTTGGATGAACGGCGCAATTTTTATCTCGCGACCCGGGCGGCGGTGCGGTATCTGGGGGAACTGCACGAGATGTTCAATTCGTGGACATTGGCGTGTGCCGGATACAACATGGGCGAGCAGGGGCTGAAAAAACAGATAGAGAAGCAGGAGGTCAAGGACTACTACCGCCTGCATTTGCCCATGGAGACGCAACGGTACATCGTGCGCGCCATTGCCGCCAAACTCCTTTTGTCCGATCCGGTCCGATATGGATTTGATGTGCGCCCCGAGGAATATTATTCGCCGATGGCGTTTGATCGGATCAAGCTCAAGGCCAAATACCCCACGCCGGTGACCATCGTGGCCAAGGCGGCCAAGACGTATTACAAGACGATTCGGGACTTGAATCCGCAATTGTTGCGCGATACCATCCCGCAAGGTGAGCATATCTTGTATTTGCCACAGGGTGCGGCCGAAGGGTTTGCCAAACGGTATCATCCACTCATCGCCAAATACCGCAAGACACTTGCCCCCAGAACCTACGTGGTCAGGCGAGGAGACTCCCTGACCGCCATCGCCCATACACACGACATGACGTTGTGGCAGTTGTGCAAACTGAACAAGCTGTCCACCAAAGCGACCATCCGACCGGGCCAGAAACTTGTTGTCCGTTGA
- a CDS encoding PhoH family protein yields the protein MAQKHFVLDTNVLIENPKCIIALRNGAENQIYIPYTVLAELDGLKKDPRIGHVVAQAVRAILHDDAVNIFPPDFAQTLTDPVMDDRILKEIMHVGPEEATLITNDRILQIKARCYGIPSEEYRDSDPFRSESQRYTGFVDEGEDSVRNCFKWENGIPVFYGPDGPREIGYTHEIWGVKPRSVYQNLALELMVQDGIDLVSIQSEAGYGKTFLSLAAALYLTLERKDNPYRKIYLVKPVVEIGAKMGYLPGDIEEKMLPYVKYIQDLLVKLHDIRPANRLFQDPAGESFKFNTKRFEVQPVAFLRGMNIENAVVIVDEMQNLSRGETRALLTRMGDGVKCFCLGDTRQVDNPYLNESNNGLNWTVRKLKGYKNYAHMVLKGDRSRGPITDIVLKSKL from the coding sequence ATGGCCCAGAAGCATTTTGTCCTCGATACCAACGTCCTCATTGAAAATCCCAAATGCATCATCGCCCTGCGAAACGGGGCGGAAAACCAGATATATATACCGTATACTGTCCTTGCCGAATTGGATGGTCTCAAAAAGGACCCGCGTATTGGCCATGTGGTGGCCCAGGCCGTGCGTGCCATCCTGCACGATGACGCCGTCAACATCTTCCCGCCAGATTTTGCTCAGACATTGACCGATCCCGTGATGGATGATCGTATTCTCAAGGAGATCATGCACGTCGGCCCGGAAGAGGCTACGCTCATCACCAATGACCGTATTCTTCAGATCAAGGCCAGGTGCTACGGTATTCCCAGCGAAGAATATCGAGATTCTGATCCGTTTCGTTCGGAATCTCAACGATATACCGGGTTTGTGGACGAAGGAGAGGACTCGGTTCGTAACTGTTTCAAATGGGAGAACGGCATCCCGGTGTTTTACGGCCCTGACGGCCCTCGCGAGATCGGGTATACCCATGAAATCTGGGGCGTGAAGCCTCGTTCGGTGTATCAGAATCTTGCACTGGAGTTGATGGTGCAGGACGGCATTGATCTGGTGTCCATCCAGTCCGAGGCCGGTTACGGCAAGACCTTTTTGTCTCTGGCCGCAGCCCTGTATCTGACGTTGGAGCGCAAAGACAACCCATACCGCAAGATCTATTTGGTCAAACCGGTTGTGGAGATCGGGGCAAAGATGGGATATCTACCCGGTGATATTGAAGAAAAAATGTTGCCGTATGTCAAGTACATCCAGGATCTGCTCGTCAAGCTGCACGATATCCGACCAGCCAATCGGCTGTTTCAGGACCCGGCCGGGGAGTCTTTCAAATTCAATACAAAGCGGTTTGAAGTTCAACCTGTGGCATTTCTTCGCGGAATGAACATTGAGAACGCGGTGGTCATTGTGGATGAGATGCAGAATTTGTCCCGGGGGGAGACCCGTGCCTTGTTGACCCGCATGGGCGATGGGGTGAAATGCTTCTGCCTCGGCGATACCCGGCAGGTGGATAATCCCTATCTGAATGAGTCGAACAACGGACTCAACTGGACAGTCCGCAAACTCAAAGGATACAAGAATTATGCACACATGGTCCTCAAGGGCGACCGTTCACGCGGTCCCATTACGGACATCGTGCTGAAATCGAAACTGTAA
- a CDS encoding glycosyltransferase, whose protein sequence is MANAFGTVYIPIMMSDIHTLCLVDGQPELEQAFVRAGIEVVSFRTPGTPFFDLPAALDRSGTSPDMVLQVEHMAGRTILTGLDQLDVPLLFWCIDPHLNAHWHSVYARCFDVVCSTQKAWIPRLAEHGASDVRWLPWYGHREPFVDWTGRGHDVSFVGRVNDQRPTRKWMIEFLQKAVAGQGLTLKQALAFPDMMALYRDSRVIPNESIFGEVNFRLFEGASCGCLVLGQTIEEQAELFEPGREMDTYSHVLELGEKVAIYHTNPRLAGIMGRAAHARIAAEHLPDHRVVQLLEYGANASKNRATGHDAAKWTALTACAMVEAGVVRVGSATLFSKLAAVPQDVDVVAMAFRMQALFGDRAALRRNIATVLARPASKSDPIVCRTASLAAVQMDDVDAARACAFRFFAGQDEPCEGLHSMRDVLMRWAREFVCQGRVVRQGLSFDADRHIPGSAAECLLVILARNPDDQPANRLLESLLRPLPGFEQTRVGLLSSLTLSQRDDWRLDLALGLANLGAYRRQSGLEELRLGLECAVSQGQETEFWHTLMEQDPSGLILAALTA, encoded by the coding sequence GTGGCAAATGCGTTTGGAACAGTGTATATACCGATCATGATGAGCGATATTCATACCTTGTGTCTTGTGGATGGACAGCCCGAGCTTGAACAGGCCTTTGTTCGGGCGGGGATCGAAGTGGTGTCTTTTCGGACGCCCGGGACGCCGTTTTTTGATCTTCCGGCCGCGCTTGATCGCTCTGGAACATCGCCTGACATGGTGCTTCAGGTTGAGCATATGGCGGGCCGCACGATTCTGACCGGATTGGATCAGTTGGATGTACCGTTGCTGTTCTGGTGCATTGATCCGCATCTCAACGCCCATTGGCACAGTGTGTACGCCCGGTGTTTCGATGTGGTCTGTTCCACGCAAAAGGCCTGGATACCTCGGCTTGCGGAACACGGTGCGTCGGATGTGCGTTGGCTGCCGTGGTACGGCCATCGGGAGCCGTTTGTCGACTGGACCGGACGGGGGCACGATGTGTCCTTTGTCGGGCGGGTCAATGATCAGCGGCCCACCCGCAAATGGATGATCGAATTTTTGCAAAAGGCGGTTGCCGGGCAAGGGTTGACGCTGAAACAGGCGTTGGCCTTTCCCGACATGATGGCCCTGTATCGCGACAGCCGGGTGATTCCCAATGAGTCCATTTTTGGCGAGGTCAACTTTCGGCTGTTTGAAGGGGCCTCCTGCGGTTGCCTCGTGCTTGGCCAAACGATCGAGGAACAAGCGGAATTGTTCGAGCCGGGTCGAGAGATGGACACGTATTCGCATGTCCTTGAGTTGGGAGAGAAAGTCGCCATATATCATACCAATCCGCGATTGGCCGGGATCATGGGACGGGCGGCCCATGCCCGGATTGCCGCGGAACATTTGCCCGATCATCGGGTGGTTCAGCTGTTGGAATATGGGGCGAATGCCTCCAAAAACAGGGCGACCGGGCATGATGCGGCCAAGTGGACGGCCTTGACGGCTTGCGCCATGGTCGAAGCTGGTGTGGTGCGCGTTGGGTCTGCCACTCTTTTTTCCAAACTTGCGGCGGTGCCGCAGGATGTGGATGTGGTGGCCATGGCTTTTCGGATGCAGGCCCTGTTTGGAGATCGGGCCGCGCTCCGACGGAATATTGCGACAGTGCTGGCACGTCCGGCTTCGAAGAGTGATCCGATCGTGTGCCGAACCGCTTCTTTGGCCGCTGTTCAGATGGATGATGTGGACGCGGCCCGAGCCTGTGCTTTTCGATTTTTTGCCGGGCAGGACGAGCCGTGCGAGGGACTGCATTCAATGCGGGATGTCTTGATGCGGTGGGCGCGGGAATTCGTATGTCAGGGCCGCGTGGTCAGACAGGGGCTGTCATTTGACGCGGATCGGCATATCCCGGGATCTGCGGCAGAGTGTCTTCTGGTGATTTTGGCCCGGAATCCGGACGATCAACCGGCGAATCGGTTGCTGGAGTCACTCCTCCGTCCTTTGCCGGGGTTTGAGCAGACCCGGGTGGGCCTGTTGTCCTCCCTGACCTTGTCTCAGCGGGATGACTGGCGGCTCGACCTGGCGTTGGGCTTGGCGAATCTGGGGGCGTATCGGCGGCAGTCCGGGTTGGAGGAGCTGCGCCTCGGGCTGGAGTGTGCTGTGAGTCAGGGACAGGAGACCGAATTTTGGCATACGCTTATGGAACAGGATCCTTCAGGGTTGATTCTGGCGGCCCTGACAGCGTGA
- a CDS encoding flagellar biosynthesis anti-sigma factor FlgM encodes MKEYTKPHVSSEKHSRTGQVFECFDAPEIDYPHTDGKKDERARKIARLKAMINAGEYEPDIMDIAKLLTSAMDPTL; translated from the coding sequence ATGAAGGAGTATACCAAACCCCACGTATCGAGTGAAAAACACTCAAGGACCGGGCAGGTCTTTGAATGTTTTGACGCACCCGAAATCGACTATCCTCACACAGACGGCAAAAAAGACGAACGCGCCCGAAAAATAGCCCGTCTCAAGGCCATGATAAACGCCGGAGAATACGAACCGGACATCATGGACATCGCCAAGCTGTTAACATCGGCCATGGACCCGACGTTGTAA